DNA from Quercus lobata isolate SW786 chromosome 1, ValleyOak3.0 Primary Assembly, whole genome shotgun sequence:
taagTTACAACTACATGATGTACACTGcacattgtaaaaaataaaatgatcataTCCAATGCATGAGATAATTGTTATATCTTCACAACCTCACATTTGAGATGCCGAGACATAGGTCAATGGAGGCTATAAATTTAGTGATGGTATTGCACAATTTGTCAATTAAAGAAGGTGGTGTTCTCAAAGGTCTACATGCAGTGCAACcattaccaaaaagaaaaaataataataataataataaaagccaATTAAATGGTAAAGCACTATAATGTATAAACTTATCAAGTGATAAGCCCAGCATATGTGAGAAATTATACACTACAACTGACCAAAAGGTCCAATTTTAATTCCAACATCATGCTCTGTGTACGCCCACATGGGGAAGCCCACAATTCGACGTTCtcagtcaaaaaagaaaaactgctTTTGTAGTCTATCAGCCCATTAGCCCAGCCCAAACATAAGCCCACTGAAGATAATAGTCCCCAAAGCACTcccacagaagatataaattaaaatatcaaacaGAAAAAGCATAAAGTCcaaagagaaatagaaagagagaaagaatgagagcaAGTATTTAGGCTCAAACTCCAGTCACTAAGATTTATATACAAAGCATTGCATAACAAGATGTATCAAAGAAACCCTGCCCTACAGGCTACAACTAACGCAAAATAGCAAGACATGGCCAGCATTTGTTGTTTGCTTAGCTCGAAGGCTATCACTAACATACcccaattttttattcaaagaaCATTGTGAGCAGAACATTCAATCAGTATTCATCATACAAACAGAGAGCAAAACAGAATTCAGATTGATGTTTATCCTCATAGTCTGCTCCAGAGAACAGTGGAAACTGCCTTCTTAATTGCAATAACCACTCTTTCCAAACATCCCCAAGCCTGTTGTTTGTAAATGTGAGCCTCTATGTGACACTGAATTCGTATCACAACGCATTCTCATTGAGCATCCAGGATCTTCAAGTATTGATGGTCCACAAAACCATGTAGGAGACTCGAATCCTTGGGCCATCTCGAAAAGCATGCTTTGTAGCTCCTCCAAGCTATAACTCTTTTCCTGTGTATACAAATACAAACCATGAACTAGATGTAACCTCTAGATTGGGAAAGGAAACTACCAtcataaatttttgtttctctctctctctctctcatcaaagGATTCCCATTATATTTTTGAGTTCCAACTAATAGTACTCACTCGCATCTTCTTTCCTTCTCACAAGCCTTCTTCCAGTATAGTCTTACTCTCTACTCTGAAATATATAGACCAAATGACAAACACTTGAGGCCAAAGCACTCATAGGATCATGACACTATAATCAAAATGGTACACAAGATTTCCAGCTCAAATTTCCCCCAAAATTCAGTGAAAGCCGATTCCATATCCTCTTTAGGAATCTAGAGAACAATCATATGCTAGTAACAGAAATCTAAATTGTAGAATgacaatattattttcttttgtaaaagaacaAACTATTGAGCAAAAAAGGATTATGAACTCTCGGCTAAACTAATCGACCTTTTCTTAGTTCACCTGCATTATGCCGAGCCAAAATGATAAAGCTACAAAAATGAAACTAATAAAAGTAACAGACCACCCACTTCTTCCACAATGTTAAGATTTTTTCCagtatatatattagtattacTTCACTTCTCCTAATGCTCACCAGAACATCCTTGTTGGTCCTCTACACAGCCATTGTTCTCATAATGAAATTAACTGATTGATTCCAGTGATTCATGTGTGAGCATTCAAAGCAATACTGATAAAAAGATTCTTAAAAAGCAAGTGAAACAAACTTGCAACGCCCATTTTTTCACTTTGATGTGCACCTTACTTAAGCTCACTAGTAGGACTGTAAGAGTCATACATACCTCTCTCCTAGCTTGGTCCATGAGAGTCACCATTTCTTGTACAAAATCAGAAAAGCCCTGAAACAGATATTCAATTACCAAATTATCAGCACCttaataaaagagaaattacAAACGCATCACCAGCTACTAGCTAGAAACAAAATATCTacctcatcttcttcatcatcaggATCATATAACCCTGCATCGTACAGTGTCCTCTTCCTTTGGTCTGACAACACTGCTCAACAAAACAGAATAAAACGTTAGCAAAAGCCAACCTTTCTTGGTATAAAACAAAACTTAGCCCAATCGCGTAAAGATTGCATACTAATAAATCTATGGGGGAAAATATTACCTGAATAGGCTTCTTGGATTTGTTGGAATTTTCGCTTTGCTTCACCCAGCAGAGAAGGGGTTCTAGTCCATCTATCAGGATGCCATTGCTGCACCAAAAATACAATACAAGCAAGCACACATATTATCTCTACTCTCATACAATAAATCAACTAAAAAACCCAAGAATTGAACAAGAAAcacaaccacccaaaaaaataatttgaaccGATCGACAACGACAAATGATTAGCCTCAAAACTATGGGGTCAGCAATTGTTCCTCAAAAAGAACAGTAGAAATCGTTCAGAGTCATTCTATCTTATCccaaatcatatatttttgtcAAGAAACTAATTGTAATCATTCACATATATTCTTGTTAGTCATCCTTcccaaataaaatcatatctttTTATCAACCTCTTAATAAACGTGTCATTCTTGTCATCCAAAATCTTATTCTCTATCACTCCCTTGATTAATATGCCATTTTGTTAACTtagttctaacttctaagaTTCAAACACACCCATCTAACAAAATCCTCTAAGAACTTGAACTAGTAGTATTAATTCACAGACCCAATTAaaccaaaaagcaaaaaagaaaaaagaaaaaaaaaagaaacagagaaagctAATAGTTACCATAGCAAGCTTGCGATAAGCACGTCTTATTTCTTCAACAGACGAGTTCATACGAACACCGAGGACTCCATAATAAGACAGTGACTCCTTGTGATTGTGAGCCTCCATCTCCATCATTCACACGCACACAACCCAGAAACAGAAGCGAAACCAAAAACTTATAtttcaaacactttttttttttccttgtactCGAATATAGTATTAACTTGTTAGGTTCCAAGAAGCCCAGATTTCTTAAAGACAAGGAATAGTGAAGAGGAAAGCAAATTCGGGTTCATTATataaagaagaggaaaaggcGGTTACGCATTGGAAGCTCTAGAATCTTGAACACGATGGAAGTAAAAATCTTAGTAAATAACTAAGCTGATGGGGTTTTAGGAATGTTCCGGAACTACTTTGGGTGCAAGGAGATGGATTTTTCTTACTAATTTGGGTTCAGATATTTTGCTTAGAAGGTTCCGGGTTTTTCAGCCTACGGATAGTAAAATTAGGGGGGACCCACTTTTTGGTTTGGACTGTGATGCCTATCATAATGGCTAGATTCTTATTAAGATGGTGTGACACGTGCTGTGACACGTgcagtttttcttctttgatgtGTGTATCAGTGTATGTGTCATTTAGGGGAATTCATTAGCTACCCGGGAGTATGCTCACTCTCTCACATTGGGATTAtgcttcctctctctctttctctctcatggGGTGAGCTCCCATGATAGATAGGATCTACCTTatatgagaataaaataatatactatTGAAGTATCTAATAATAACCCGTTATTcagaaattttgtaatttaggACAAAATTTTATAGAATTCAAAGTTTAGTTTTGCATTTTGTCAATCCGGTCCAGATAAACCAATTCGATTacagtttttggtttttgttttagcCTCTCACCCAtcgaactctttttttttttcctccgtataaatattttattgatcaagCAAAACAAGAGTTAGTGGGCTTGGGGCCATCTCCAACCATAGCCTGGACAACATGAGGTGACAGGCAGGAGATAGGAACTCCCAAATTGACCCAATCCAAGACAAAAGGATAGTCCAATGGGCTAATAGGTGGGAAGACATGTTGCCCTTTTATATCATATTGTGATTTTGCATGACTCAATTGGAAGTACTATTTGGGGAAAAGCTAATTGTAAATGCTTTTATGTTCGGAAGAGAACATGGTCGTATGCTTTGAAGATCAGGAGACAGGAAGATGCCTAAAAGGAAGTCCAAGTGGAGATAAGAATTTCATGACCAAAATGTACTGTAGAATATATCTAACTGTTATTGTATTTCACCtgaaattttcttctttgttaaagtttttttgctaaatgaCATTAGATTCTACTCATCAACTATTAGGAGAGAGTCAAAACATACTACCATACAATTTGATAGGCTAGTGgtgttctttttttgtttttttgtttttaaattttttttaaaaaaattgattgactatatactactactactatttaaggggcttccttTGTTTaaattcctcttttttttttcttttttcccaaaATACCCCCTTGCATCAAACTTATTACGTTTTAAAATAATAGGGTCAATTTAGTACATTACTGTTACTCAACTTCCTAATACACGTTCTCATTACTTCACAGTCCACACCCTCCAttcagtttttcaaattttcttttccaccCCTTTTTTCGTTCCTTCCCATGCACGCTCATTTCTCTCAATTGCAAAACTGCACACTTCAAACTTCTCCCCACAAAAGTTAACTAATGGTTGCAGTGTGGAACCTGT
Protein-coding regions in this window:
- the LOC115973833 gene encoding uncharacterized protein LOC115973833, whose amino-acid sequence is MMEMEAHNHKESLSYYGVLGVRMNSSVEEIRRAYRKLAMQWHPDRWTRTPSLLGEAKRKFQQIQEAYSVLSDQRKRTLYDAGLYDPDDEEDEGFSDFVQEMVTLMDQARREEKSYSLEELQSMLFEMAQGFESPTWFCGPSILEDPGCSMRMRCDTNSVSHRGSHLQTTGLGMFGKSGYCN